A window of Lepidochelys kempii isolate rLepKem1 chromosome 1, rLepKem1.hap2, whole genome shotgun sequence contains these coding sequences:
- the SYCP3 gene encoding synaptonemal complex protein 3 isoform X1 produces the protein MEDNEVEREPLIMAPSGRKHAGKAGKPIQEDQALCAYDFQEEEKKNLSGSEEDIREGDTPVIDKHGKKRPSVTPHAVVEEDVGGEVQTMLERFGADINKALLAKRKRLEMYTKASLKTSNQKIEHVWKTQQEQRQKLNQEYSQQFLTLFQQWDMDMQKAEEQEEKLANMFRQQQKVFQQARIVQSQRLKTIKQLYEQFLKSMEELEKNHENLLAGAQNELRKEMAMLQKKIMMDTQQQEMATVRKSLQSMLF, from the exons ATGGAGGATAATGAAG TAGAGAGAGAGCCTCTGATTATGGCACCATCTGGAAGAAAGCATGCAGGGAAAGCTGGTAAACCAATACAGGAAGATCAAGCCTTATGTGCCTATGACTTtcaggaagaggaaaagaaaaacttGAGTGGATCAGAGGAAGATATTAGGGAAG gTGACACTCCAGTAATTGATAAACATGGAAAAAAAAGACCTTCAGTGACTCCTCATGCTGTAGTTGAAGAAGATGTGGG GGGTGAAGTACAGACTATGTTGGAACGATTTGGAG CTGACATTAACAAGGCTCTCTTGGCTAAGAGGAAAAGATTAGAAATGTATACTAAGGCTTCTCTTAAAACCAGTAACCAGAAAATTGAACATGTTTGGAAAACACAGCAAGAACAGAG GCAGAAGCTCAACCAGGAGTATTCCCAGCAGTTCTTGACTTTATTTCAACAATGGGATATGGACATGCAGAAAGCAGAGGAACAGGAGGAAAAACTAGCG AATATGTTTCGCCAGCAACAGAAGGTTTTTCAACAAGCAAGAATAGTTCAGAGTCAGAGACTGAAAACAATTAAACAGCTGTATGAGCAGTTCTTAAAG AGTATGGAAGAACTAGAGAAAAATCATGAAAACCTTCTAGCAGGTGCACAAAATGAACTTCGCAAAGAAATGGCTATGTTGCAAAAGAAAATCATGATGGACACT CAACAGCAAGAGATGGCAACTGTTCGCAAATCTCTTCAGTCCATGTTATTCTGA
- the SYCP3 gene encoding synaptonemal complex protein 3 isoform X3, whose translation MEDNEVEREPLIMAPSGRKHAGKAGKPIQEDQALCAYDFQEEEKKNLSGSEEDIREADINKALLAKRKRLEMYTKASLKTSNQKIEHVWKTQQEQRQKLNQEYSQQFLTLFQQWDMDMQKAEEQEEKLANMFRQQQKVFQQARIVQSQRLKTIKQLYEQFLKSMEELEKNHENLLAGAQNELRKEMAMLQKKIMMDTQQQEMATVRKSLQSMLF comes from the exons ATGGAGGATAATGAAG TAGAGAGAGAGCCTCTGATTATGGCACCATCTGGAAGAAAGCATGCAGGGAAAGCTGGTAAACCAATACAGGAAGATCAAGCCTTATGTGCCTATGACTTtcaggaagaggaaaagaaaaacttGAGTGGATCAGAGGAAGATATTAGGGAAG CTGACATTAACAAGGCTCTCTTGGCTAAGAGGAAAAGATTAGAAATGTATACTAAGGCTTCTCTTAAAACCAGTAACCAGAAAATTGAACATGTTTGGAAAACACAGCAAGAACAGAG GCAGAAGCTCAACCAGGAGTATTCCCAGCAGTTCTTGACTTTATTTCAACAATGGGATATGGACATGCAGAAAGCAGAGGAACAGGAGGAAAAACTAGCG AATATGTTTCGCCAGCAACAGAAGGTTTTTCAACAAGCAAGAATAGTTCAGAGTCAGAGACTGAAAACAATTAAACAGCTGTATGAGCAGTTCTTAAAG AGTATGGAAGAACTAGAGAAAAATCATGAAAACCTTCTAGCAGGTGCACAAAATGAACTTCGCAAAGAAATGGCTATGTTGCAAAAGAAAATCATGATGGACACT CAACAGCAAGAGATGGCAACTGTTCGCAAATCTCTTCAGTCCATGTTATTCTGA
- the SYCP3 gene encoding synaptonemal complex protein 3 isoform X2, whose translation MAPSGRKHAGKAGKPIQEDQALCAYDFQEEEKKNLSGSEEDIREGDTPVIDKHGKKRPSVTPHAVVEEDVGGEVQTMLERFGADINKALLAKRKRLEMYTKASLKTSNQKIEHVWKTQQEQRQKLNQEYSQQFLTLFQQWDMDMQKAEEQEEKLANMFRQQQKVFQQARIVQSQRLKTIKQLYEQFLKSMEELEKNHENLLAGAQNELRKEMAMLQKKIMMDTQQQEMATVRKSLQSMLF comes from the exons ATGGCACCATCTGGAAGAAAGCATGCAGGGAAAGCTGGTAAACCAATACAGGAAGATCAAGCCTTATGTGCCTATGACTTtcaggaagaggaaaagaaaaacttGAGTGGATCAGAGGAAGATATTAGGGAAG gTGACACTCCAGTAATTGATAAACATGGAAAAAAAAGACCTTCAGTGACTCCTCATGCTGTAGTTGAAGAAGATGTGGG GGGTGAAGTACAGACTATGTTGGAACGATTTGGAG CTGACATTAACAAGGCTCTCTTGGCTAAGAGGAAAAGATTAGAAATGTATACTAAGGCTTCTCTTAAAACCAGTAACCAGAAAATTGAACATGTTTGGAAAACACAGCAAGAACAGAG GCAGAAGCTCAACCAGGAGTATTCCCAGCAGTTCTTGACTTTATTTCAACAATGGGATATGGACATGCAGAAAGCAGAGGAACAGGAGGAAAAACTAGCG AATATGTTTCGCCAGCAACAGAAGGTTTTTCAACAAGCAAGAATAGTTCAGAGTCAGAGACTGAAAACAATTAAACAGCTGTATGAGCAGTTCTTAAAG AGTATGGAAGAACTAGAGAAAAATCATGAAAACCTTCTAGCAGGTGCACAAAATGAACTTCGCAAAGAAATGGCTATGTTGCAAAAGAAAATCATGATGGACACT CAACAGCAAGAGATGGCAACTGTTCGCAAATCTCTTCAGTCCATGTTATTCTGA